A genomic region of Raphanus sativus cultivar WK10039 chromosome 6, ASM80110v3, whole genome shotgun sequence contains the following coding sequences:
- the LOC108813840 gene encoding TOM1-like protein 3, with translation MANNGAACAERATNDMLIGPDWAINIELCDIINLDPSQAKEAVKVLKKRLASKNSKVQILALYALETLSKNCGESVFQLIVDRGILPDMVKIVKKKPDLSVREKILSLLDTWQEAFGGSGGRFPQYYNAYNELRSAGVEFPPRTESSVPFFTPPQTQPIIAQAVTASDEDAAIQASLQSDDASALSVEEIQSAQGSVDILTDMLGALDPSHPEGLKEELIVDLVEQCRTYQRRVMTLVNTTSDEELLCQGLALNDNLQRVLQQHDDKAKGNSVPPATAPAPIPLVSINHDDDDDESDDDFAQLSHRSKRESARVSFNPVLPPPPPTMRPVHVESNAMDFLSGDVYKPQGTSESVKPSHSSDLDSSAPIFDEPIPRSKSPEQPLFSKPVYDQTEKLPRAPWDTEGTRVVPPPMSVRTKHNNNVPQNSSSGSDSSYDDLLGQSRNLSLNPTASTATPPPKKDDKPEDILFKDLVDFAKNRKSSSSSSSKPI, from the exons ATGGCGAATAACGGGGCGGCTTGTGCTGAGAGGGCTACAAATGATATGCTGATTGGTCCTGATTGGGCTATCAACATTGAACTCTGTGACATTATCAACTTGGATCCCAG TCAAGCAAAAGAAGCAGTGAAGGTGCTCAAGAAACGGTTAGCAAGTAAAAACTCCAAAGTTCAGATTCTTGCTCTTTAT GCATTGGAAACTCTTAGTAAGAACTGTGGAGAGAGCGTGTTCCAGCTTATCGTGGACCGTGGTATATTGCCTGATATGGTCAAAATAGTGAAGAAAAAG CCAGACCTTAGTGTGAGGGAGAAGATACTTAGTTTATTAGATACATGGCAAGAAGCTTTTGGTGGAAGCGGTGGTAGATTCCCTCAGTACTACAATGCTTATAATGAACTCAGG tCTGCTGGAGTTGAGTTCCCACCTCGAACCGAGAGCAGTGTCCCCTTCTTTACTCCACCTCAGACTCAGCCCATTATTGCTCAAGCCGTTACTGCATCAGATGAAGATGCTGCTATTCAGGCCTCTTTGCAAAGTGATGACGCTTCTGCACTCAG TGTGGAAGAGATTCAAAGTGCTCAGGGATCAGTTGATATATTGACAGACATGCTTGGGGCTCTTGATCCAAGCCATCCTGAG GGTTTAAAGGAAGAACTTATAGTTGATTTGGTTGAGCAATGCCGTACTTATCAAAGACGTGTGATGACTCTCGTCAACACTACATC AGATGAGGAGCTTCTGTGTCAAGGATTAGCATTAAACGACAACCTGCAGCGTGTTCTTCAGCAACATGATGATAAGGCGAAAGGAAACTCTGTTCCTCCTGCAACAGCTCCCGCTCCTATACCGCTTGTTAGCATCAAccatgacgatgatgatgatgagtcaGATGATGATTTTGCTCAGCTATCTCACAG GTCGAAAAGAGAGAGTGCACGAGTGAGTTTCAACCCTGTTCTTCCTCCACCGCCACCTACAATGAGGCCAGTACATGTTGAATCTAATGCTATGGACTTCCTCAGTGGTGATGTCTACAAACCTCAAGGAACCTCAGAGAGTGTAAAGCCTTCTCATTCATCAGACCTCGACTCTTCTGCTCCTATTTTCGATGAGCCAATTCCTAGAAGCAAATCCCCTGAGCAACCTTTGTTCAGTAAACCAGTATATGACCAAACTGAGAAACTGCCTCGTGCTCCATGGGATACTGAAGGAACCAGGGTTGTTCCACCACCAATGTCTGTTAGAACCAAGCATAATAATAATGTTCCTCAAAACTCAAGCAGTGGCTCTGATTCCTCTTACGATGATCTCTTGGGGCAATCCAGGAATCTCTCTCTGAATCCAACCGCCTCTACTGCTACACCACCACCAAAGAAAGATGATAAACCAGAGGATATCCTTTTCAAAGACTTGGTTGACTTTGCAAAAAACAGgaaatcatcttcttcttcttcctccaaacCCATTTGA